The region CTTTAGTATGAGTGTTACTGACTGCCTACAGActatggccccctgtccacggccgtgacagaatatcgctagcggttCTCCGCCGCTGGGGAGGAGTGGAGAGCGCTGACAGCTCTCTGCGGTGAGCCAATCTGAAAGAAAGGCTCACCGCGGAAtcctgcgatttgaatcccgcgagctaCGGAAAGCGCTCACTGCGTTACCTGCGACCGGATTATCACCACAGGTAACACAATGAACTATTGCCCATAAACAGGCAGCCTATCTGTGGAAATCTGGAGTGCAGTTAGAAACTCAGACGCCCCTGCAGTAAAAAGAAGCAAGTCGAATGGTTATAATTTGCAGCATGCTATTCTTCATATTAGTTCCAAGTCCTGGACTGCTTGCATTCTGTTGCCAGCTTTACCTGCTTCATAGACATTTTCACAGAGAGGTCGGTGACAGTACTGAGATCTTCGCTTTCTATACTTGATGAAACAGAAGGCAAGCATCGCCAACAGTACCACGACTAAGATAGTGCTGAAGATGGATGTCAGGACCACCTCCGAGTATTTTATACCATTCCAGTTTTCATCTAGAAACAAATGAAAAATGTTGCAAATATATTTAACTATAGCTGATGAAAgtacatataatttattttcatttgtattcAGTAGTTTTATTACATTGCACACTTGGACAGGACGGAGAAATGGTGAAACAACATTTGCTAGACAAAGCTTTCCTTCAGTTCTAAGGTCCAaagcaataaaataaaatggaaatacATACAACGTGTTTaaagctggcttcacatggggatTTGCGCACGTATCCGTGCACACAAAATTTGTGTATGGAATACGTAGTAAAtagaaatcattgatttcaatgggttcgtacatatacatgtatttttcctgtgcatttcagtcGCAGAAAGAAACAGCATAGAAGTCAATTAGGAtgtgcaatacgctaggagatgcgtgaaacactgcataattgcgcagTCATTTCTCTTTCTGAACACTTATCAAAACTGTTGATGAATGTTCAGGTCTCATTGCACACATAATACATTTTGTTGTTGTTCTGCACAAAACATGATGAGTAATTAATTATGTTGCTCTaagacagtgatggcgaacctttttaGAGACCAAGAactcaaactgcaacccaaaatccacttatttatcgcagtgccaacacgtcagggggcgtggcttatcacaacatatgattttaccgcCATCATTCTAAAAAtaacaaggctgtttcaaaatagacagtgtgcagattttgactgctatttggatgtggaaatgctgcagaatttgccacggaaatttccactgaggatattctgcagcatttccgccacgtgtaatgacatcccacatactgacatcccacagcggcctccagtagtaatagtgcccccttcagacccatatacttaccacttcctcctccttATGGAAGCGCCattgctcctctgcttggcgctgctgcttgtgctgatcccaggtgcacactgtgacgtcagtgtgctgccggacacctcctcccctgctctagCGGAACCTAAGAGTAGACGTCAGGGAAGAGGATCCcagcagcgcagtgagtgaatgccggcaggggggcCGCGgcacctgccggtattcactaaggtggtgagcGCCCAATGGCAGCATGTGCCAGCAGGGAGAGCTCTGCGTGCTGCTTCTGGCACGCATgctataggttcgccaccactgatctaaGATTTTACAGAAGCCAATATAGAAAACCAATATAAAAAGTTTTGATAACCTACCTGAAACTAAAGTTGTGTTTGGCTCCACTGGCAATGTTGTTGAATTGCTTTGAGGAGTTAATGTATCTTCGTCTGGAAGAACAGCTGTTGAGTTATTGATTTTATTAGCTGTGCTACTCATATCCTCTTTCTTAGATGCTGCAACAGATGAAAGCAAAGTTGTGGATGTAATGACTGTGCTGCTCAAATGTGCAGCGATAGATGAGTATGAAGATGGCAAAGCACTAGTAGTAGAGCCAGCCTCAGGACTGTTCTTTACAGGTGTAGGTGTAGTTACAAGTGACACCTCAGTGGAatgcatgactgtgctgctcttaTTATTGAATGTTGAATTAGGACTTGAGGTCAATACAGGGGAAAATGTAGTTTCTCCTGCTGTATAAACTGGTGTGTTAGGAGGCAAATTCTCTGTGCTGATTGAAGCTGCAGAATGAGAAGGGCCTTCAGTTGGAGATACTCCAGTTGTTGTGGCTTTAACATTCCAAAATGCAGACGTGCAAACAGTGATGAAAAAGagtgcagatgttgttcttgaatACATTGTTAGTGCCATGTATCTCTTAATAACtagaaataaatacaaaaaaataaattactacTTATTTTGTACATGTATTTTCATAATCCAATAGTAGAACAACCAAACAGCTTGTCATattataaaacataacttttaataattctaATTAAAAACCTATTTGTACACTAATCCATCCCAGCATTAACCTGTAGATGATATAGCAGAGTGACCACCCTGAAAAGAACAACCCTACTCAGGAGCCTAATCCTACGTTTCCCTAATTAAAAAGAGGGGGAACGGGGGTGAGGTGGGGGAATACAACAGTAAGggtcaggaaaaagaaaaaaaatctaactagTGGACACCCAAGAAAAAAGAATATAAATATCTCAGAAGCTCCAGGATTGGCTTTCCAAATGACAAACATATcatataaagattagagatgagtgaacgtactcatccgagcttgatactcgttcgagtattagcgtgttcgagatgctcgttactagaggcgagcaccactcgatgttcgagttactttcactttcatctctgagacgttagcgcgcttttctggccaatagaaagacagggaaggcattacaacttccccctgcgacgttcaagccctataccacccccctgcagtgagtggctggcgagatcaggtgtcacccgagtatataaatcggcccctcccgcggctcgccacagatgcgttctgacagagatcagggaaagtgctgctgatgccggagctgctatagggagagcgttaggagtgattttaggcttcaagaaccccaacggtccttcttagggccacatctgactgtgtgcagtactgttgaggctgctttttgcagtgttgcagtaattttacatagtccacggccagtagtggtggtgaggcagggacagtgaaagacatatccagtctatatacgcagtgggcttttccaaaaaaatttgggaaaaaaaatctatttgggctgcctgtgaccgtcctgactgtactgcgtctctgctgggggtagttgtcctaattcatacgcagccagctaagtattacagcaggcttgcgcaaaattctttcctgactctgcgttgcctcttacatcaccactgtcatcctgtccagagtgaaacaatctgcagtaattttacatagtccacggccagtagtggtggtgaggcagggacagtgaaagacatatccagtctatatacgcagtgggcttttccaaaaaaatttgggaaaaaaaatctatttgggctgcctgtgaccgtcctgactgtactgcgtctctgctgggggtagttgtcctaattcatatgcagccagctaagtgttacagcaggcttgcgcaaaattctttcctgtctctgctgtgcgttccgtaagcgaagtcagcctccaactacaggccaataagcggcacatttaattacagcgttctgtttctgcactactggtaatacagcatgctgagggggaggggtaggcctagaggacgtggacgcaggtgaggacgtggaggcccaagtcagggtgtgggcacaggccgagctcctgatccaggtgtatcgcagccgactgctgcgggattaggagagaggcacgtttctggcatccccacattcatctcacaattaatgggtccacgcggtagacctttattagaaaatgagcagtgtgagcaggtcctgtcgtggatggcagaaagtgcatccagcaatctatcgaccacccagaattctgggccgtccactgctgcaactctgaatcctctggctgctgctcctccttcctcccagcctcctcactccattacaatgacacattctgaggagcaggcagactcccaggaactgttccgggcccctgcccagaatggccagcaatggttcctctcccactggaggagtttatcgggaccgatgcccaacctttggaaagttcccggggtccgggggatgaggctggggacttccggcaactgtctcaagagctttcagtgggtgaggaggacgatgacgatgagacacagttgtctatcactcaggtagtagtaattggagtaagtccgagggaggagcgcacagaggattcggaggaagagcagcaggatgatgaggtgactgaccccacctggtttgctacgcctactgaggacaggtcttcagagggggaggcaagtgcagcagcagggcaggttggaagaggcagtgcgttggccaggggtagaggcagggccagatcgaataatccaccaactgtttcccaaagcgccccctcgcgccatgccaccctgcagaggccgaggtgctcaaaggtctggcagtttttcactgagagtgcacacgaccgacgaacagtggtgtgcaacctttgtcgcgccaagatcagccggggagccaccaccaccagcctcaccaccaccagcatgcacagacatatgatggacaagcaccccacaaggtgggacgaaggccgttcaccgcctccggtttgcaccactgcctctccccctgtgccccaacctgccactgagatccaacccccctctcaggacacaggcactaccgtctcctggcctgcacccacaccctcacctccgctgtcctcggccccacccaccaatgtctctcagcgcaccgtccagccgtcgctagcgcaagtgttggagcgcaagcgcaagtacgccgccacgcacccgcacgctcaagcgttaaacgtgcacatagccaaatttatcagcctggagatgctgccgtataggcttgtggaaacggaggctttcaaaggtatgatggcgaccgcggccccacgctacacagttcccagtcgccactacttttcccgatgtgccgtcccagccctgcacgaccacgtctcccgcaacattgtacgctccctcaccaacgcggttactgccaaggtccacttaacaacggacacgtggacaagcacaggcgggcagggccactatatctccctgacggcacattgggtgaatttagtggaggctgggacagagtcagagcctgggaccactcacgtcctacccacccccagaattgcgggccccagctcggtggtggtatctgcggcggtgtatgcttcctccactaaaccaccctcctcctcctacgcaacctctgtctcgcaatcaagatgtgtcagcagcagcacgtctctGCACAgctgactctgcgcacatttccgcaagtcccacacggacactgccaccctgcgcaccctgcaacatcggtttcatctgccagtgcaccgactgctgtgcgacgtgcccacacggtggaactctacactccacatgttggccaggctctatgagcagcgtagagctatagtggaataccaactccaac is a window of Eleutherodactylus coqui strain aEleCoq1 chromosome 4, aEleCoq1.hap1, whole genome shotgun sequence DNA encoding:
- the LOC136625687 gene encoding uncharacterized protein isoform X1; this encodes MGERTTVTPVIKRYMALTMYSRTTSALFFITVCTSAFWNVKATTTGVSPTEGPSHSAASISTENLPPNTPVYTAGETTFSPVLTSSPNSTFNNKSSTVMHSTEVSLVTTPTPVKNSPEAGSTTSALPSSYSSIAAHLSSTVITSTTLLSSVAASKKEDMSSTANKINNSTAVLPDEDTLTPQSNSTTLPVEPNTTLVSDENWNGIKYSEVVLTSIFSTILVVVLLAMLAFCFIKYRKRRSQYCHRPLCENVYEAEVYSPPDDTLVISGGLYDAPRIYNPNMTVLEEEDPQPDYVSFSSRPGQFRLEFLPGDKDMNPPHGSLQRNV
- the LOC136625687 gene encoding uncharacterized protein isoform X2 — protein: MALTMYSRTTSALFFITVCTSAFWNVKATTTGVSPTEGPSHSAASISTENLPPNTPVYTAGETTFSPVLTSSPNSTFNNKSSTVMHSTEVSLVTTPTPVKNSPEAGSTTSALPSSYSSIAAHLSSTVITSTTLLSSVAASKKEDMSSTANKINNSTAVLPDEDTLTPQSNSTTLPVEPNTTLVSDENWNGIKYSEVVLTSIFSTILVVVLLAMLAFCFIKYRKRRSQYCHRPLCENVYEAEVYSPPDDTLVISGGLYDAPRIYNPNMTVLEEEDPQPDYVSFSSRPGQFRLEFLPGDKDMNPPHGSLQRNV